A window from Triticum aestivum cultivar Chinese Spring chromosome 6D, IWGSC CS RefSeq v2.1, whole genome shotgun sequence encodes these proteins:
- the LOC123143405 gene encoding uncharacterized protein, whose protein sequence is MDSPQIPDDLFPEIFLRVPDPADLVRISAACVSFRCLVASRSFLRRYRKRHAPPLVGFFDFQRVFHPAEPPYPSASAAKAVALAADFSFPFLPAPASDWHIFEIRDGRVLLGRDPDDFEELVVCDPLHRRHLLLPRIPGLDEWLPSATTGGIGWQIFLLGGGDDDDEAAEETSFRVIWRAEREDDDNQVAFVFSSSTGQWRAAPPGSGLASFSWRQYVHGCLYGMTDCREKLRVLDTRTMEVSLLDLPLEAKGYAYVYVDVVEAGEGITGLFVRPRGTPDIRYFTRRNNGGSSSQWQLEKIISLDPSQWQSAGSPRPNWFLRHSGSPSLDAGLFSLDVKTFQLERVLGSELSMLCLWPYTNFPPFLSTPAVSSGTQEGDEKEMLEQGAEMLQAEEPMGSPHDESTADDVDAQGQAGVSRTGDVAD, encoded by the exons ATGGACTCGCCGCAGATCCCCGACGATCTTTTCCCGGAGATCTTCCTCCGCGTCCCCGACCCAGCCGACCTCGTCCGAATCTCGGCCGCCTGCGTCTCCTTCCGCTGCCTCGTCGCCAGCCGCTCCTTCCTCCGCCGCTACCGCAAGCGCCACGCCCCGCCCCTCGTCGGCTTCTTCGATTTTCAGCGAGTCTTCCACCCCGCCGAACCTCCTTACCCCTCCGCTTCGGCCGCCAaagccgtcgccctcgccgccgacTTCTCTTTCCCCTTCCTCCCCGCCCCAGCCAGCGACTGGCACATTTTTGAGATCCGTGACGGTcgtgtcctcctcggccgggacccCGATGACTTCGAGGAGCTGGTGGTGTGCGATCCCTTGCACcggcgccacctcctgcttccccgaatCCCTGGACTCGACGAGTGGCTTCCTTCGGCCACGACCGGCGGGATAGGATGGCAGATCTTCCTCctgggcggcggcgacgacgacgacgaggctgCGGAAGAGACGTCTTTCAGAGTGATATGGAGGGCAGAGCGCGAAGATGATGATAATCAGGTCGCCTTCGTCTTCTCTTCCAGCACCGGACAATGGCGAGCTGCTCCGCCGGGGTCAGGGTTGGCTTCCTTCTCCTGGCGCCAATATGTGCATGGCTGCTTGTACGGGATGACAGATTGCAGGGAGAAGCTGCGTGTGCTCGACACCCGGACGATGGAGGTCTCACTCCTCGACCTCCCGCTGGAAGCCAAAGGTTATGCTTATGTGTATGTAGACGTTGTGGAGGCAGGGGAGGGCATCACTGGGTTGTTTGTGCGGCCAAGGGGGACACCTGACATCAGATACTTCACTAGGCGAAACAATGGTGGGAGTTCCAGCCAGTGGCAGTTGGAGAAGATAATCTCACTGGATCCTTCTCAGTGGCAGTCGGCGGGTTCACCAAGGCCAAACTGGTTCCTGCGTCACTCCGGAAGCCCATCGCTTGATGCTGGCCTTTTCTCACTGGATGTCAAGACATTCCAGCTTGAGAGGGTGCTTGGATCAGAGCTTAGCATGCTTTGCCTGTGGCCATATACCAACTTTCCACCATTTCTGTCGACACCAGCAGTATCAAGTG GTACTCAGGAAGGTGATGAGAAGGAGATGCTGGAACAAGGTGCGGAGATGCTGCAAGCTGAAGAGCCCATGGGTAGCCCTCACGACGAGAGCACTGCTGATGACGTGGATGCTCAAGGTCAGGCCGGTGTATCAAGGACTGGAGATGTGGCTGATTGA
- the LOC123143406 gene encoding uncharacterized protein isoform X2 produces MMDAAAEVPQTICPEKRPHADVDGEAGQHSLAAVDPVSKVLGDNNLLAEILLRAGFPTTLVRAALVCRCWYHLASNRGFLRRFRELHPPLLLGFYIGSILIRPELVAFLCFVPMLPQPPELNTVVRRMANHNFDDPKNLWIMDSRNGSIFTRRREGRELAYGVHRRELAYGLHRPLCPERGINVVPALPRAQDYNRQYFDAILSKEEGNGLSYFYVLTELTNQTENFTLRVYMLQGSVWCLHTSATAQLHLPLPKAKVVLVDNKIYMVVSPADDIIVLDLTTSSLSRIQHPPGVKYDIFHTFLSRADDPSGVYVIHVNGFKLCIWLHKGDNWLLVDTICLHEMCANLRMLDNTLEDAHSGYCYVCHAGDNAEFVVLQMCGCIFYLDVKNRTLRKLVAKDQYFTDVYPFMMVWPPTFPKLKDGPARIAM; encoded by the exons ATGATGGATGCCGCCGCCGAGGTTCCCCAGAC GATCTGTCCTGAGAAGAGACCACACGCGGATGTCGATGGCGAGGCAGGCCAGCATTCCCTGGCGGCCGTGGACCCTGTCTCCAAGGTGCTTGGGGACAACAACCTCCTTGCGGAGATCCTCCTCCGCGCCGGCTTCCCCACTACCCTCGTTCGCGCTGCCCTCGTGTGCAGGTGTTGGTACCATCTCGCCTCGAACCGGGGCTTCCTCCGCCGGTTCCGTGAGCTCCACCCGCCCCTCCTACTTGGCTTCTACATTGGCAGCATCTTGATCCGGCCGGAATTGGTAGCCTTCCTGTGCTTTGTCCCGATGCTGCCCCAGCCCCCGGAGCTCAACACTGTTGTCCGCCGCATGGCGAACCACAACTTCGATGACCCCAAGAATCTATGGATCATGGACTCCCGAAACGGCAGCATCTTCACCCGACGTCGTGAAGGAAGAGAACTAGCATATGGAGTGCACCGCAGAGAACTAGCATATGGATTGCACCGCCCGCTTTGCCCTGAGAGAGGCATTAACGTCGTCCCAGCACTCCCAAGAGCCCAGGATTACAATCGCCAATATTTTGATGCTATTCTCTCCAAAGAAGAAGGCAATGGCTTGTCCTACTTTTATGTGTTGACGGAGTTGACTAATCAGACAGAAAATTTCACTTTACGCGTGTATATGTTACAAGGCAGTGTTTGGTGCTTGCATACCTCGGCCACGGCCCAGCTCCATCTTCCGCTACCCAAAGCAAAAGTTGTGCTTGTCGACAATAAAATCTATATGGTGGTCTCCCCCGCAGACGACATTATTGTCTTGGATTTGACAACCTCAAGTTTGTCTAGAATCCAGCACCCACCTGGAGTGAAGTATGACATTTTTCACACCTTCTTGTCACGGGCAGATGATCCTTCCGGTGTATATGTCATCCATGTCAATGGCTTTAAACTTTGCATCTGGCTCCACAAGGGGGACAACTGGTTGCTGGTTGATACCATTTGTCTGCATGAGATGTGTGCTAATCTGAGGATGCTAGATAACACGCTTGAGGATGCGCATTCTGGTTATTGCTATGTATGTCATGCTGGGGATAATGCTGAGTTTGTGGTTTTGCAAATGTGTGGATGTATATTCTATCTGGATGTCAAGAACAGGACACTCCGTAAATTGGTTGCTAAGGATCAATACTTCACTGATGTCTATCCGTTTATGATGGTTTGGCCTCCCACATTCCCTAAGCTCAAGGATGGTCCTGCAAG GATTGCCATGTGA
- the LOC123143406 gene encoding uncharacterized protein isoform X1, producing MRGFASPVTTRAYVLVWAKEKKVHLHCNAPSGEKEAAPATGDRSPAPATATDFLFPPADSIQLSRGGDLMMDAAAEVPQTICPEKRPHADVDGEAGQHSLAAVDPVSKVLGDNNLLAEILLRAGFPTTLVRAALVCRCWYHLASNRGFLRRFRELHPPLLLGFYIGSILIRPELVAFLCFVPMLPQPPELNTVVRRMANHNFDDPKNLWIMDSRNGSIFTRRREGRELAYGVHRRELAYGLHRPLCPERGINVVPALPRAQDYNRQYFDAILSKEEGNGLSYFYVLTELTNQTENFTLRVYMLQGSVWCLHTSATAQLHLPLPKAKVVLVDNKIYMVVSPADDIIVLDLTTSSLSRIQHPPGVKYDIFHTFLSRADDPSGVYVIHVNGFKLCIWLHKGDNWLLVDTICLHEMCANLRMLDNTLEDAHSGYCYVCHAGDNAEFVVLQMCGCIFYLDVKNRTLRKLVAKDQYFTDVYPFMMVWPPTFPKLKDGPARIAM from the exons ATGCGGGGATTTGCTTCCCCCGTCACAACGCGAGCATATGTGCTAGTTTGGGCAAAAGAAAAAAAGGTACACCTCCACTGCAACGCTCCCAGCGGAGAGAAAGAAGCGGCGCCGGCGACCGGCGACCGGAGCCCAGCCCCGGCTACGGCCACCGACTTCTTATTCCCTCCCGCCGATTCAATTCAG CTCAGTCGTGGGGGAGATTTAATGATGGATGCCGCCGCCGAGGTTCCCCAGAC GATCTGTCCTGAGAAGAGACCACACGCGGATGTCGATGGCGAGGCAGGCCAGCATTCCCTGGCGGCCGTGGACCCTGTCTCCAAGGTGCTTGGGGACAACAACCTCCTTGCGGAGATCCTCCTCCGCGCCGGCTTCCCCACTACCCTCGTTCGCGCTGCCCTCGTGTGCAGGTGTTGGTACCATCTCGCCTCGAACCGGGGCTTCCTCCGCCGGTTCCGTGAGCTCCACCCGCCCCTCCTACTTGGCTTCTACATTGGCAGCATCTTGATCCGGCCGGAATTGGTAGCCTTCCTGTGCTTTGTCCCGATGCTGCCCCAGCCCCCGGAGCTCAACACTGTTGTCCGCCGCATGGCGAACCACAACTTCGATGACCCCAAGAATCTATGGATCATGGACTCCCGAAACGGCAGCATCTTCACCCGACGTCGTGAAGGAAGAGAACTAGCATATGGAGTGCACCGCAGAGAACTAGCATATGGATTGCACCGCCCGCTTTGCCCTGAGAGAGGCATTAACGTCGTCCCAGCACTCCCAAGAGCCCAGGATTACAATCGCCAATATTTTGATGCTATTCTCTCCAAAGAAGAAGGCAATGGCTTGTCCTACTTTTATGTGTTGACGGAGTTGACTAATCAGACAGAAAATTTCACTTTACGCGTGTATATGTTACAAGGCAGTGTTTGGTGCTTGCATACCTCGGCCACGGCCCAGCTCCATCTTCCGCTACCCAAAGCAAAAGTTGTGCTTGTCGACAATAAAATCTATATGGTGGTCTCCCCCGCAGACGACATTATTGTCTTGGATTTGACAACCTCAAGTTTGTCTAGAATCCAGCACCCACCTGGAGTGAAGTATGACATTTTTCACACCTTCTTGTCACGGGCAGATGATCCTTCCGGTGTATATGTCATCCATGTCAATGGCTTTAAACTTTGCATCTGGCTCCACAAGGGGGACAACTGGTTGCTGGTTGATACCATTTGTCTGCATGAGATGTGTGCTAATCTGAGGATGCTAGATAACACGCTTGAGGATGCGCATTCTGGTTATTGCTATGTATGTCATGCTGGGGATAATGCTGAGTTTGTGGTTTTGCAAATGTGTGGATGTATATTCTATCTGGATGTCAAGAACAGGACACTCCGTAAATTGGTTGCTAAGGATCAATACTTCACTGATGTCTATCCGTTTATGATGGTTTGGCCTCCCACATTCCCTAAGCTCAAGGATGGTCCTGCAAG GATTGCCATGTGA